One segment of Paenibacillus pabuli DNA contains the following:
- a CDS encoding glycosyltransferase family 2 protein, producing MDGLQPSETPQLVDASIIIVNYNTRQLTLDCLESVYASITSYSYEIIVVDNDSRDDSVQEIRGSYPQVQLIANSDNTGFAKANNQAMKAAKGRYILLLNSDTIVKQGTLHTMIYFMDRHPEMGASGCKVILPDGSLDKACKRGFPTPSASFYYAFGISRMFPERPKFNQYQLGHLSPDDEYPVDCLVGAFMLVRRETINQVGGLDETFFMYGEDIDWCYRIKEAGWGIYYYPRTYIVHYKGASARRKPMKIIYEFHRAMWVFHRKHYAKRYGILTNTAVWLGISLKFSLSLIRNKLIRPSSQKELSSGGAEVRETSSEVKA from the coding sequence ATGGACGGTTTACAACCATCAGAGACACCTCAACTGGTTGACGCCAGCATAATCATCGTTAACTACAATACTCGTCAGCTGACACTCGATTGTCTGGAATCTGTCTATGCCTCCATAACGTCGTACAGCTACGAAATCATCGTCGTGGACAACGATTCACGAGACGATTCTGTGCAAGAGATCCGGGGCTCATATCCTCAAGTCCAACTTATTGCTAACAGTGACAATACAGGATTTGCTAAAGCGAACAATCAAGCCATGAAGGCAGCTAAGGGTCGCTACATTTTATTGCTGAATTCCGATACCATCGTAAAGCAGGGTACCCTCCATACCATGATCTATTTTATGGACCGCCATCCTGAGATGGGTGCATCCGGCTGTAAGGTGATCCTTCCTGATGGCTCCCTAGATAAAGCGTGCAAGAGGGGATTTCCCACGCCATCGGCATCATTTTATTATGCATTCGGTATCTCACGTATGTTCCCGGAACGTCCAAAGTTTAACCAGTACCAATTGGGACATCTCAGCCCGGATGATGAATATCCGGTAGACTGTCTTGTCGGTGCATTCATGCTCGTGCGGCGTGAAACCATCAATCAGGTGGGTGGCTTGGATGAAACCTTCTTCATGTACGGTGAAGATATCGACTGGTGTTATCGCATCAAAGAAGCGGGTTGGGGCATTTATTACTACCCACGTACATATATTGTGCATTACAAAGGTGCAAGTGCCCGGCGCAAACCTATGAAAATTATTTATGAGTTTCATAGGGCAATGTGGGTTTTTCATCGGAAACACTACGCCAAGCGTTATGGTATTTTGACCAACACAGCCGTATGGCTCGGTATCTCATTAAAATTCTCATTGTCTCTGATCCGCAATAAGCTCATTAGACCTTCTTCGCAGAAAGAATTGTCATCCGGTGGTGCGGAAGTTCGTGAGACATCTTCAGAGGTGAAAGCATGA